DNA from Desulfuromonas sp. AOP6:
CTCTTTTTTGCTGGTGTCGGGCAGCAGGATGATGAATTCTTCCCCACCGAAACGGGCGACGACGTCAATGTCCCGCCCTGAGGATTTGAGCAAGGTCGCCACCTTTTTGAGAGCATTGTCCCCGGCGATGTGGCCGCAGAGGTCGTTGTAATTTTTGAAATTGTCCAGATCGAGCAGCATGATGGAAAAATTAAGACTGTGGCGTATGCTTCGACTCAGCTCGCTATCGAGGCGTTCATCAAAAAAACGCCGGTTATAAAGGCCGGTGAGAGCATCGGTGGCGGCCAGCTTTTCCAGCATGTTGGCTCTTTCCATAGAGGCGGACCGATCGAGCACGATGGCAATCTGCGCGGTGAAGGACGTCAGGATATGCAGATCGTTTTCGTTGAAAATACCCTGATCCTCCTTGTCGGAGAGATTGAGCACTCCGATGGTGCGATCCTTTATTTTGAGGGGAACGCTGATGAAGGATTTGGTCTTGAAGCGGGGCCGGTTGGGCGTGGCGAGACGACAGTCTTTTTCAATGTCGTTGACAACCAGAGGGAAGCCGTTTTTGGCCACACGTCCGGCAATGCCGGTGCCGAGTTTGATGCTCAGGCTTCTGGACAGCGGCTGATTCATGCCCTTGGCTGATTCGATACGGAGAAACTCGCCTTTCTCATCCAGCAGCATCAGGGAACCGCAGGTGGCATTGAGCAGCTCGGCCGACATTTCCACGATGTTTCGATAGACTTCTTCCTGTCGTTTGAGCTGGGAAAGAGCGCTGACCATGGTGACCATGCGGGTGGAAAAGGCACTGGCCTCCAGTCGCTCCCTCTCGAACTTGAGAATAAGCAGCCGGCTGGCCGCCTTGGCGCAAAGAAGCTCGAGAAGGTTGAGATCACCGAATGGCAGAGTCGCCTCATGAAGAATGACCAGGCCCAGGGGTTGACCGCTGGCTATCAGGGGGATAGCCAGCGCTTCACGGCAGGCTTTGCCGGGGAAAAGCAGATCGATTTCTTCCCGGATCGACACGGGCTTGCCATAGGGATTCTGGCGCAGAAACTCAGCGATTTTTCGGCCAGAGGGGGATGCGTTGGTCTCAGGCCAGGCCAGTGACTGTTGAAGAACAAAGCCGGCCGCCGAAGGGTCTCCCGTCAGGATGGCGAGGCTGGAAAGGTCGAAAAGGATGACAAGGGTTTCTTTAAGCAGATCGACGATTTCGTCTCTGGAGGCCAGCTGGTCCATTTCCTCGGAAATATCGACCAGCGTGCGGAGGCGTAGAGAGGTCTTTTCGAGATGGTGAAGCGTCAGGTCCTGGCGAAGGAGTTCGGGAATCTGTCGATGGATGCAGGTTGCAATGTTTTTGGCTTTGGCCAGATCGGGAGCCGAAAATGATGACGAGCGCCCTTTCTCTCCTGTGGTCTGCTCGTCGGCCAGGTCGGCCGGAGGAAAGGCTTCGGCCAGCAGGCAGTAAGCGGCTGTTTCCTGGGCTGTGAAGGGAATGGCGAGATTAAGGGTGCCGCAGGGGTTTAAGAAGACAAGGGGTCTGCCGGCGTCGAGAACTTTCTGGAACGTGCGTTCTCTGACCTCATGACAGGAAGAGCTGCAGGTTGCGGGATCCTGGTCCTGCTGTCGGCTGCAGTTTTCGAAAGCCGTTCGACGGAGCGGTTCCAAGTATTCACCCTGGCGGTAAAGAGCCAGGCGAAAGTTTCGCAGCAAGGGGTTCCTGCCGAGATGATCCAGCAAGCCCCTCAGGTTAATCGAACCTGGACTTGATTGCCGCTCCATAGACGCGCCCGCCCTCTCTGGGTGATGGGATGTATTAAAAGTACAACGTTCAGAACGACAAAGCAAATACTGTTCCTGTCCCAAGCCGTGCCAGACGACTTTTTTTCGGCAGAAAAACAAAAGGCAGGGGCGGTAGGTAAATGTGCCCACGGAGTGGGAAAGGGCCCGATTCTGCAGCTCTTTTTTGGGGGGGCATGGCAGGATGGCGGCCCCTGAATCACAGGGGTCGCTGCCAGGGGGGACGATCTGGAGAAGAGGAGAGCTATGTTCTCCTGGGAAAGGCGTTTATATGCCCGACAAGTGGGGCTTATCACCATGTTCGGCTTTTGGGGCAGACGAATTTTCCCGGCCTGTCGGCAAAGTACTTGTCCACCACCCATCCAGGTCCCTCAGCGCTCGGTCGGCCATGGCCAGGCGGCGGTCGGCGCGCTTCATCTTGCGGCCCTCCAGGGGTGGAAAAAGACCGTAGTTGACATTCATCGGCTGGAAGTCTTCGGGGTTGGAGTCGGCCAGATGGGAGAGGAGAGCACCCAGTCCCGTGGTCGGCGGCGGTAAGGGCAGAGGGGCGCCCTGTGTCCAGCGTGGTGCGAAGAGGCCGGCGAGAAAGCCCATGGCGGCCGATTCGACATAGCCCTCTACCCCGGTGATCTGCCCGGCGAAGAAGATCCTCGGCTCCTGGCGAAGCTGCAGGGTGCGGGTGAGGCAGGTCGGTGCGTTGATGAAGGTGTTGCGGTGGACACTGCCCAGACGGGCGAAGCGGGCCTGCTCCAGGCCGGGGATGGTGCGGAAGATACGGCGCTGTTCGGGATAGGTCAGCTTGGTCTGAAAGCCGACGATGTTGTAGAGGCTGGCATGACGATCATCCTGGCGCAGCTGAATGACGGCGAAGGGCTCCCGGCCGGTGCGAGGATCGGGCAGGCCGACAGGTTTCATGGGACCAAAAGCCAGGGTCATTTCGCCGCGTTCCGCCATCTCCTCGATGGGCATGCAGCCTTCGAAATGAATCATCTTTTCGAAGTCCCGGGCCGCCACCTTGTCCGCCTCCTTGAGAGCGGCGACGAAGGCGCGGTACTGGGTTTCATCCAGGGGGCAGTTGACATAGTCGTCCCCCCCCTTGCCGTAGCGCGAGGCGCGCCAGGCCTGGCTGAAATCGATGGAGTCCGCCTCAATGATGGGGGCGATGGCGTCGTAGAAATAGAGATGGTCAGCACCGGTGCGACGGGCGATATCCTGCGACAGCGCCTCGGAGGTCAAAGGGCCGGAAGCGACGATAACGGTGCCGGTCTCGGGGAGGCGGGTGATCTCCTCCCGGCGCAGTTCGATGAGGGGGTGGGCCGTGATTCGGTCGGTGATGGTGGCGGAGAAGGCCTCGCGGTCGACGGCGAGCGCCCCGCCGGCGGGCACGGCGGTGGCGTCGGCGGCTGCCATGAACAGGGTGCCGCAGCGGCGCAGCTCCTCTTTGAGACAGCCGACAGCGTTGTTCATACCGGTGCCGCGCAGGCTGTTGGAACAGACCAGTTCGGCCAGATTGGGGGACTGGTGGGCCGGCGAAAAACGCTGCGGCTTCATTTCGTGCAGGATGACCGGCGTGCCCTGTTGAGCCGCCTGCCAGGCTGCTTCGCAGCCGGCCAGGCCGGCGCCAATGATATGTAGGCGATTCATGTCGTCCATGGGTTCCCTCTGGCCGTTGTGCGGCCGGGCGGTGCTGTGCAAACAGGAAAGCCGGACCCGAAGGCCCGGCTTGTCACGCTAACGGGTTTTGCTGCCTCAGGAATCTTTGCCTGATTTTTTGGCCGGAGATTTCTTGGCCGGAGCCTTTTTGGCGGCGGGCTTCTTGGCGGCCGCTTTTTTCGCCGGGGCGGCCTTTTCCTTCTTCTCCGGCTCGACCAGCACCAGCTTGTAATCGCAGTTCTCCGTGGGGCATTTGCGGTACGTACCGTAGCGTTTGGTCACCTTTTCGACGATGACCGGATAACCGCATTGGGGGCAGGGCTCGTCGATGGGCTGATCCCAGAGGGCGTATTTGCACTTGGGGTAACGGTTGCAGGAGTAGAAGATCTTGCCGTAGCGACTCTTCTTCTCCATCAGTTCCCCCTCCTTGCAGTCGGGGCAGGTAATGCCCAGGGCCTTGGGTTTGACCAGCGGCTGGATGTTCTTGCACTCGGGGTAGGCGCTGCAGGCGAGAAATTTGCCGTAGCGGCCGTCCTTGATGAGCATGGGGGCGCCGCACTTGTCGCACTTCTCCTCCGACATCACCGGCTCTTCGCGCTCTTCGGCCGACAGGGGCTCGGTGTGGCGGCACTCGGGGAAGCCGGAGCAGGCGTAGAATTTACCGGCCCGGCCAAGCTTGATGACCAGCTCCTTGCCGCACTCGGGGCAGGTGCGGTCAGTCTTTTCGGTGGTGACGTCCTCTTTGCTGACCTCCTGCTCTTTCTGGCGCAGCAGGGCGATGAAGGGTTCCCAGAATTCCTTGAGCACGGGCCGCCATTTTTCTTCCCCGCGGGAGATGGCGTCGAGGTCCTCCTCCAGCTTGGCGGTGAAGTCGTAGTCGACATACTGGGCAAAGTGATTAACCAGCAGATCGTTAACCACCCGGCCGACATCCTCGACAAAAAAGGTGCGTTTTTCCAGGCGCACGTACTTGCGGGTGACCAGGGTGTTCATGATGGAGGCGTAGGTGGAGGGCCGGCCGATGCCGTACTCCTCCAGGGTCTTGACCAGGCTCGCCTCGGTAAAACGCGCCGGCGGTTGGGTGAAGTGCTGTTCAGGCGTCACCTCGCGGCGTACCACGGCCTCACCCAGCGCCAGGGCCGGCAGGGAACCGGCTTCGGCCTCTTCCGCGTCGTCGGTGCCCTCGATATAGAGCTTCATGAAGCCGGCAAAGCGGATGACCTGCCCGGTGGCCCGCAGCACGAAACGTGACCCGGCAGCGATGTCCACCGTGGTAGCATCGAGAAGGGCGGCGGCCATCTGCGAGGCGACTGTCCGCGTCCAGATCAGATGGTAGAGGCGGTACTGGTCCGAGGACAGATAGCGCTTGAGTTGGTCGGGGGTGTTGGAGACCAGGGTGGGGCGGATGGCTTCATGGGCCTCCTGGGCGTTCTTGGCCTTGTTCTTGAAAACTCTCGGGGTGGCGAGAGCGTAGTCCTTGCCG
Protein-coding regions in this window:
- the trmFO gene encoding methylenetetrahydrofolate--tRNA-(uracil(54)-C(5))-methyltransferase (FADH(2)-oxidizing) TrmFO — its product is MDDMNRLHIIGAGLAGCEAAWQAAQQGTPVILHEMKPQRFSPAHQSPNLAELVCSNSLRGTGMNNAVGCLKEELRRCGTLFMAAADATAVPAGGALAVDREAFSATITDRITAHPLIELRREEITRLPETGTVIVASGPLTSEALSQDIARRTGADHLYFYDAIAPIIEADSIDFSQAWRASRYGKGGDDYVNCPLDETQYRAFVAALKEADKVAARDFEKMIHFEGCMPIEEMAERGEMTLAFGPMKPVGLPDPRTGREPFAVIQLRQDDRHASLYNIVGFQTKLTYPEQRRIFRTIPGLEQARFARLGSVHRNTFINAPTCLTRTLQLRQEPRIFFAGQITGVEGYVESAAMGFLAGLFAPRWTQGAPLPLPPPTTGLGALLSHLADSNPEDFQPMNVNYGLFPPLEGRKMKRADRRLAMADRALRDLDGWWTSTLPTGRENSSAPKAEHGDKPHLSGI
- the topA gene encoding type I DNA topoisomerase; translated protein: MSRSLVIVESPAKAKTIEKFLGPGFKVLASYGHVRALPSKQGSVDVEHDFEPLYQVLPESRKQIDQLKKEVEKSDELILATDLDREGEAIAWHLLKALGIDEASSTPTVKRVTFHEITKDAIQKAMTEPRTIAKDLVDAQQARSILDYLVGFNLSPFLWKKIRYGLSAGRVQSVALRLICEREKEIEAFESREYWTIETRLESKGGQAFAARLFSVDGEKLDKFAISSEAQAKELVSALTKETCQVCDLVQKQKKRNPAPPFTTSTLQQEASRKLGFSARKTMSTAQKLYEGIDIGEGSVGLITYMRTDSVALSEVATTEAREVITQLFGKDYALATPRVFKNKAKNAQEAHEAIRPTLVSNTPDQLKRYLSSDQYRLYHLIWTRTVASQMAAALLDATTVDIAAGSRFVLRATGQVIRFAGFMKLYIEGTDDAEEAEAGSLPALALGEAVVRREVTPEQHFTQPPARFTEASLVKTLEEYGIGRPSTYASIMNTLVTRKYVRLEKRTFFVEDVGRVVNDLLVNHFAQYVDYDFTAKLEEDLDAISRGEEKWRPVLKEFWEPFIALLRQKEQEVSKEDVTTEKTDRTCPECGKELVIKLGRAGKFYACSGFPECRHTEPLSAEEREEPVMSEEKCDKCGAPMLIKDGRYGKFLACSAYPECKNIQPLVKPKALGITCPDCKEGELMEKKSRYGKIFYSCNRYPKCKYALWDQPIDEPCPQCGYPVIVEKVTKRYGTYRKCPTENCDYKLVLVEPEKKEKAAPAKKAAAKKPAAKKAPAKKSPAKKSGKDS
- a CDS encoding sensor domain-containing diguanylate cyclase, coding for MLRNFRLALYRQGEYLEPLRRTAFENCSRQQDQDPATCSSSCHEVRERTFQKVLDAGRPLVFLNPCGTLNLAIPFTAQETAAYCLLAEAFPPADLADEQTTGEKGRSSSFSAPDLAKAKNIATCIHRQIPELLRQDLTLHHLEKTSLRLRTLVDISEEMDQLASRDEIVDLLKETLVILFDLSSLAILTGDPSAAGFVLQQSLAWPETNASPSGRKIAEFLRQNPYGKPVSIREEIDLLFPGKACREALAIPLIASGQPLGLVILHEATLPFGDLNLLELLCAKAASRLLILKFERERLEASAFSTRMVTMVSALSQLKRQEEVYRNIVEMSAELLNATCGSLMLLDEKGEFLRIESAKGMNQPLSRSLSIKLGTGIAGRVAKNGFPLVVNDIEKDCRLATPNRPRFKTKSFISVPLKIKDRTIGVLNLSDKEDQGIFNENDLHILTSFTAQIAIVLDRSASMERANMLEKLAATDALTGLYNRRFFDERLDSELSRSIRHSLNFSIMLLDLDNFKNYNDLCGHIAGDNALKKVATLLKSSGRDIDVVARFGGEEFIILLPDTSKKEAMLVAERARHAIESHPFPQEALLPGGQLTTSIGLATFPDDGDFAQALIKAADTALYQAKEKGRNRTVPFTRKQAHDNVVFL